From Candidatus Palauibacter australiensis, the proteins below share one genomic window:
- a CDS encoding HNH endonuclease signature motif containing protein — protein sequence RQRTVGWRLRKALDVRDGGCRFPGCGSRHTQAHHAIPWSEGGETKLDNLILLCRFHHRAVHEGGWRVEMGEAGAARFRDPKGRVVPAVPPVHEDVTAPRTADAGLRNWHRQEEIDPWTATSLWMGDPLDLDWALWVLWAQYDTRPLAA from the coding sequence GCCGCCAGCGGACGGTGGGGTGGCGGCTGCGCAAGGCGCTCGACGTCAGGGACGGGGGCTGCCGCTTCCCGGGCTGCGGCTCGCGCCATACGCAGGCACATCACGCCATCCCCTGGTCCGAGGGAGGCGAGACGAAGCTCGACAACCTGATCCTCCTGTGCCGGTTCCATCACAGGGCCGTGCACGAGGGCGGCTGGCGGGTCGAGATGGGGGAGGCGGGCGCAGCGCGCTTCCGCGATCCGAAGGGGCGTGTGGTGCCGGCGGTGCCTCCGGTACATGAGGATGTCACGGCGCCCCGAACCGCCGATGCGGGGCTCCGGAACTGGCACCGGCAGGAGGAGATCGACCCCTGGACGGCGACCAGCCTCTGGATGGGCGACCCCCTGGATCTCGACTGGGCCCTCTGGGTCCTCTGGGCGCAGTACGACACCAGGCCGCTGGCGGCGTGA
- a CDS encoding class I SAM-dependent methyltransferase, with translation MSNYWDTLAPHHWRVENNYLDVSSVGRIIDDIRQPVLIIGAGQGLIVEELRRRGLHCDGIDLSARMLEYARSRRGLTLVRANATSLPFVDGSYETVIFATGVIDFMADLQDIETVMREANRIVSGTGNVFVAFYRFSAAQERFLTSLGLLREDTLHMRSALTLHRLGLGEMVAWVAKMAGISTFQAVLLCIGTGLGSTKQERAAALAMRRLIAQSGDPDAFIEAAPETQPYRDKSAIAHLLDSLSIRIDDWQASSSCYLVRVSHPEA, from the coding sequence GTGTCCAACTACTGGGACACGCTGGCGCCGCATCATTGGCGCGTCGAAAACAACTACCTGGACGTGTCGAGCGTGGGTCGGATTATCGACGACATTCGCCAACCGGTCCTGATCATCGGTGCCGGGCAAGGGCTGATTGTCGAGGAGCTGCGGCGTCGCGGGCTGCATTGCGACGGCATCGATCTGAGCGCCAGGATGCTGGAATACGCCAGGTCGCGAAGAGGCTTGACCCTTGTTCGCGCGAATGCGACGTCGCTGCCGTTCGTCGATGGGTCCTATGAAACGGTCATCTTCGCGACCGGTGTCATCGACTTCATGGCCGATTTGCAGGACATCGAGACGGTCATGCGCGAAGCGAACCGGATCGTTTCCGGGACGGGCAACGTCTTCGTCGCGTTCTACAGATTCAGTGCGGCCCAAGAGCGCTTCCTGACCTCGCTTGGACTCCTGCGCGAGGACACACTGCACATGCGGTCGGCATTGACGCTGCATCGCCTCGGCTTGGGTGAGATGGTGGCATGGGTGGCGAAGATGGCCGGGATCAGCACGTTCCAAGCCGTCCTGTTGTGCATCGGCACGGGCCTTGGATCGACGAAACAGGAACGCGCAGCCGCCCTCGCGATGCGGCGGCTGATCGCTCAGTCCGGGGACCCCGACGCTTTCATCGAAGCGGCGCCCGAGACCCAACCGTACCGCGACAAGTCGGCCATCGCCCACCTGCTCGACAGCTTGTCGATACGAATCGATGACTGGCAGGCATCAAGCAGCTGCTATCTGGTGCGGGTGTCGCACCCAGAGGCGTAG
- the erm gene encoding 23S ribosomal RNA methyltransferase Erm, whose protein sequence is MSSQRTPRRADLSQHFLRSRSLAASLIAQAPVTRNDLVVEVGPGRGILTRELARRCREVVAVEFDGALAEALRTRFRGDDRVTIVRSDFLRFRLPDVPYKVLGNIPFNRTAAIVRRLVQADSPPHDAWLVVQREAAERFAGRPCSRETLSSLLLKPWWQIEIARRLRRTDFDPPPGVDAVVLWLARRTRPLVGRSQAADYRRFIRSCFGRDGGSIRRCLRPEFTQTQIHRLGRDLRFDPSGPPRDLTFDHWLALFRFRKLTRS, encoded by the coding sequence GTGTCCAGTCAACGGACACCCAGGCGTGCGGACCTTTCGCAGCACTTCCTTCGGAGCAGGTCGCTTGCGGCTAGCCTGATCGCTCAGGCACCCGTCACACGAAACGATCTGGTCGTCGAGGTCGGGCCGGGCCGCGGCATCCTCACTCGAGAGCTGGCGCGTCGATGCCGTGAGGTCGTCGCGGTGGAGTTCGATGGGGCGCTGGCCGAGGCGCTTCGCACCCGCTTCCGGGGTGACGACCGCGTCACGATCGTCCGGTCCGACTTCCTGCGTTTTCGGCTGCCCGACGTTCCCTACAAGGTCCTGGGAAACATCCCGTTCAACCGCACGGCCGCCATCGTCCGGCGGCTCGTGCAGGCCGATTCGCCGCCGCACGACGCCTGGCTCGTGGTCCAGCGCGAAGCGGCCGAGCGGTTTGCCGGCCGTCCCTGTTCCCGGGAGACGCTGTCCTCGCTACTGCTCAAGCCGTGGTGGCAAATCGAGATCGCGCGCCGCCTCCGCCGTACCGACTTCGATCCCCCTCCGGGCGTCGACGCCGTCGTGCTCTGGCTCGCCCGCCGCACAAGACCGCTCGTGGGCCGTTCCCAGGCGGCGGACTACCGGCGCTTCATCCGGAGTTGCTTCGGCCGCGACGGCGGCTCGATCCGGCGGTGCCTGCGCCCCGAATTCACGCAAACGCAGATCCACCGGCTGGGTCGGGATCTCCGGTTCGATCCCTCCGGACCGCCCCGCGACCTCACCTTCGACCACTGGCTTGCACTGTTCCGGTTCCGGAAGCTGACGCGGTCGTAA